GGCAGATGTGTTTATTTACTGGAGACGAAATGTTGTGCTGCTGCAGATGGCGATGCCCTGGAGCAAGCGGCGCACTCTGACACTACCGTCACACTACAGCGATCTCTGTACTGTGGGGAGAactctttttctttaaacatagCACTTAATGATTTGTTTGTGGGATTTAGAATTTGATGATACAAACCTTGCCATCAGaattttttcctgtaaattttgttacattttcaTCATAATTTGTGGGATACCAGAAGGATTAACACTAGCTCTCTGTATTTAAATTGCATATGTGATTCCTGGAGGCTACTAATTTAATTATGtggatgataaaaataaaaaaggaaaaggtaaaacatGCCACCACTCCTGTTAGGAGTGGGAAAATAGAAGTAAAAAGTTTGGTGGGGGAAAAGGTAGTTTGTTGCTGTATTGCCACTCACCGTGTGAAGCTGTTTCTGTCCTGGAGGGCTAGAAGGTGTCTGAAGCGGGCTGGCGAACACTGAAACGGGGCTTTTTCGGGCGTTAAACTGATGTCGTGGCCCAGCCCAGAACAGAGCTTGTTCTGCGTTGTTAATCACTGTCTGGGTTCCTCCCGATGTTGTCGAGTTTGAGTTCATTTATGAACCTTGTGGCTCACGTAGGCCGGGTTCCTGATCTCTTGGGGATGGATGGCTGCCGTGTCAGGCAGTGCCTTGAAGTTGTTCTTTGGGTGGAAAGTATCAAATGTAATGGGGCTGGGCTTGTAACCTAAGGCCATTACATTACTGTGCTCTTTTCTTTTACTGAATAGTCAACGTGTTTTTTCATgacatttctctttttaacatGAGGAGTTTGTGCTCCAGAGTAGGATCTGAAAAGAATCTTTGTTGATTTCTGTTCGTATGTTGCAATTGAAGCAAACCTAGAAACTGCTTTGGAGCCAGCAGGCTTCGCATCGGTGAGTGGGGCTGCAGTTCCTCTTCCACTGTCACCTGCCCCAGCATCTCACCTGATTCACCTGCTGAACCGAGTGCTGGGTTTCGTACGTTTAAGACACTACTGAGGTTGTGTGGTGGTGGGGAGTAGGAAAAATAACCCCCTGCCCCTCCAAACCCGATGAAGTTCAGTTTCTTGTTGCGGTGCTGTGTTTAATTATAGGTGAGAGGGTCTGGCCTGCGTCCAAAGGCAGGCTGTCAGTTCCTCTCTCCTGTCCACGCTTGGCGGGATGCTTCCTCACGCCCACCTTTCCCCCCTTGCTGTGGCTTTGGCTTCCGCCAGATGTCACGCCGCTGCCTGTCACCGTCCCACCTCCCGCTGCAGATCTCCTTGGGTTGGCGTATTTGTCACAGCTCTTCTCTTCAGCTGCAAATTCTGAAGAATTTCACACATCTCTTAATTGCTGTAGTTATTTTAAATCAAACAGCATGAAGTGCAAAGCTGCCTGGGATGAGAAATATTGCCTCTAATAGGAAGGTAAgtttggggggaaagaaaaatgaatctcTCCTGGAGTGTCAGTCACCCACTCATTTGGTAGCGTTTTAATTATACCAGGCTTCTAAATGAGTTTAGAACTGTTGGCATGGATTTAGTGACGAAGTCCAGGGCTGCCTTTGGAATGGACAAAAGGGTTGAGATGTCGAAGGAATACTGGTCCCAGCACAGAGGTGTTAGTCCCACTAAGACAGCAGGGAAAGGTGCAGTCTGCAAATGTCATTTGTAATCATGGAAGTAGTAAATAGATGATATATGTTTTCCAATGTTTAAATCCTGCCTTTCTTCAATAATAATAGGAAGGCATGGAGGATGCTTGATTTACATTTGAGTTTTAAAAAGTTGTCTCATAGACCATTAGCGGGAGAACTTACAACTGCAAAACAGCTTACAGATTTGTTCAAGTCTGTATAACACCATTTATTTATGGTTGAGCATCTCGCATATGCCAATGTTGGTAATTCAAAGTCACACAATAATTTGAGTGATCTTGTGTCACGGCTCTTAAATACCAACTTGTGTGAtgtttcagaataaataaatgaTGAAATACAGACTAATTAAACGAGTACAGCTGCATGGTAACTTGGTTCCAAAGATTCTTGAATGCTTTGAAGATTAAATCACACGATTTACAGTGATGTTTGCTATATAACTGTAGCCTGCTTTATTCTTTCTTACTATCTGGTGAAAGTCAAAATAAAGTatcctgtaatatttttttagtgCAAATTCACTGTGCTTATTATCAAAATGAACTTTTTCTTGTAGTAAAGCTAATGTTTTGGCTTTAGGGCAAAGTTGTGCTTGCTTGTTCTAATCTGTTGTTAGTTGCATCATcactgttttctcattttgttgCTTTGTTGATCTAAACTTTCCAGCATTTGAAGAGATATCCTGTTAGTATGATTAATAAGAAACAttatataaatatgaaaatattggAAGTATATAAAAGCAGGTTTTAGAAAATAGATAAAATTCCAAAATTTTCTTCTGAgcctacatttaaaaataatacagtgcATGTGTGTTTCATGATCTTACGAAGTACACATCTTAGAAGAAGAGGTATAGGGATATCTGCTTTATTTGTTATGGTGCAACACACTAAACCTAAACCATGAAGGAAACAGCTAAGGAATCGCTAGACTTGTAAGCAGAGCACAGTAAAAAGGCATGGTTACATTAATGCAGTTGCATGGTCTTTTTGGAGAAGCTGTAGGTGTTTCTCAATCTTGTTTGATAGGCTCTTGCTGAAGTCATAAACAAGAATCAGAGAAGGCAGCAGATAAGGCAGACTAAATTTCTAGTTTAAGAAAACTGTTTCCAACCAAACAAGAAAGCCACTGCTAACGTGATGTTGCAGTGTCTCAGTAGTCAGTTTTGAATAGAAACAAACCAATTCCTGAGATCTTCTTCACTCACTTGGTCAAGTTAGCCTAATATTAAAGATTAAACTTGGTACGTGCAATAAAAATCTAACTGCTAATTAACAAGACAGCGCAATACTGTGCATAACTTTTGCACTGTATGTAAGCTTTCATACGTGCTAAAATGGCTTATGGTTAGCTGTAGTGTGGCTGAGAAAAGAGCATGCTAAATTAACAAAGAAGTTCTTATAAACGGCAAAATGTTCACATTGTGCTCACATGTTGACAGTAAAAGTCCACAAGTTTTATGCTGAGGTGAAAGAATCTGTTGTGAAAACATAATTAAAGTTTGCTTAAGTTTGAATGTGCTATGAAAGCTTTTTTCAAAAAAGCCCAGAACAACTAGTCTTCAGGAGAATTGGAGTTTTATGTTTTTACTGGCTTTTGCATTCCGTATTACCAAAAGACCTAATCATTTTTAGACTGAGATCTGTAATCTCCTGCAGACAGCGTGGATGTAGTTGCTAGCAGCATTTTGTGGCAAAGAATTGTGAAACCCATATGTCTCTGTTCTGTAGGTGGCATGGGGAATTAAGGTTCAAAGATTTGGGTGTGGCTGCTTTAATGAAAACATCGCTTCTGTCTCTAGACCCCTTACCACGTCAACCTTCTCCTGGCTGGCTACGATGACCACGAAGGTCCTGCCCTTTACTACATGGATTACCTTGCGGCTCTGGCGAAAGCTCCTTTTGCAGCACACGGATACGGTGCATTCCTTACCCTCAGCATCCTCGACCGCTATTACAAACCGAGTAAGTGGAGTCTACTGAGAAGAACATTCTCCTGTTGACGATTAATAAATTAAAGGCTTGAACTGGGAGACTGATGTTTGCCGAGTCGATCGTCTAGCACAGTGGCTGTGGTGCTACAGATTTGAACTTGACTTGTTAGAATAAATGCAGCTTTAAAGATTGCCTTCTGGTTTTGCTGAAATGGTAATGTGAAACTAGTCAACTCCTGAAAGTGTTTTCGTGTTTGAAGCATAACAGGCTGTAAATGAAGGAAGTTTcaatttattctgaaaaaatgACTAGACTTTCCTGGACCATTAGCTGCTAGTAGTCTGGTTTTAATAAATAATGTTTTGTTAACTTTATCTTCTAGTTGCTTGTCTGCTGGCTATGACATGTACATTTTCCCAGAGTATCAATCTTTAGAGGGCAGTCCCAGATCCTGTTGCTCCATATCTTGGATAAGCTTTGTGTGTGATGTATtaaaaacacacaagaaaaaagaTATTCCTAGCAAGATGGTCTTCAGTACTCTGGAGCGGTGGTGATAAAGATTGGTTGGTTTGGTTTACAGTTTTAAGCCCGTGGTGGTGTTGATTGTAGTTTTTTTTGTATGTCTGTACCTGTCGAAAGTTCTAATTTTAGAATCATTATCCAGTTCTTACACTGCCAAGGAGTAAACGTGGCCCCATCCCTGCTTTACTGATGAGGAAATGTATAAAGCTGGGAATGCTGTTAGTCTGACAGCTTTGGCTTTAGCTACAAAACTGCTTTACTCCTGTGTGGAAAGCTGAGTTTAatctcatagcagagatgtttgCTTCGTAATACTTTCATCTATGTCCTGCAAGAAATGTAGCTATAAACTTGAGAATTCTGTTGTGATGGGACTTCTGCCTGACTAGTGGATGCAGGTCTGGAACAAACTCTAGAAACAGGTTTTGTGAGATCCACAGAGCTTAGTTGTTTTTCTAGTCATGTCCCTTGGAAATGATGCTGCTCCATTTTCACTGTTTcctgtgaaaagagaaaaatagtgaGCTACAATGCCTTGTCATGGCTTGCCATCCCTATAGAGTGCTGGATTTTATCCTAAtgtgtgagaatagcaggggcaTCACACACGTGCCTTTCCCGTTGTTAAAACTAATACCCAGCAGGGAACGTAGCCCTAAAACCACTCCCCGCCTACTGTCACTGACTTGCAGCCAGCTGAGGACAGATGGAGCTGATTTAAAACTGTAATAAACTCGAGGAGAGAGAGACGGCTGGACTTCTCCGAAGCCCGGTCCCTGGCCATGGGAGGCAGAATTCCGTCATGCTCCCCATTCAGTGTAACAAATCGATTCTCAATGGCTTGTTGCAGTGTGAGTGCTTTGGTGCAGGGCGTCCTCAGTACATCTGGAAAGTGTTTTCTGTGAGCTGGGAAGGAGAGGTTTTGGTGCTCAGCTGAAAAGTTGTTTAAATTTAATAAAGTTTCTGTTGAGAGAAATGGCCTCTAATTCAATCAATCTGTGGATGTTTTCTCTTTCAGGTATCACACGTGAGGAAGCTGTGGAGCTCCTAAAAAAATGTCTAGAGGAGGTGAGTTGCCAAACTCAGGCCCTCACGATCTTGAGAAAGGAATGTTTGTTTGCATTCATTTGCTGATATTTTCCTGTTCCTCCTGTCgcatttttttgctgtctttgccaGAAGGGGTAATAAATGCACATTGACCAGATGCGGGATAGCTACTGAGGAAAAGGATTTGTGGGCACTTGCATTGCCTTAGTATGGTTCATGTGCTCCAGAATGTAAACTTGAAGcttaattgcttttcttttcttctgcttcttccatGCTTAGCATAATATTGATACAGACGGTCTTCGagtttttccttttatgttgCTTCTGAACATAACGCAAGCATCATTCTGCTACTTCTACTTACACTTCACCAGTCTGTACTTCTCAGTGCACTTCTCTTCCAGCATGTGAAGTGATATCTAGCTGAGGAAAAGATTTGACCTTAAAGTTTGTGATCAATTTTAGTGTAAAcataaataacataaataaaCATTTCAGACTCCAAGGCTTTTATTGCAGGAAAATATTCTTTGGCCTTGTCTTTAAGAGATTGAATTGAATGTAATTGGGAAGAAACATCTAGGGAAACCTCAGGAAGAAGTACTTGAAAGAAGTTCTGTTTGAAGTAGCTTTCTGATACGTATGCTTTGTGCCCTAGGTTGTAGCCCACTCTAGTCTTCCTGCTTAAATGTCTCCCTTATTAACAGGCTTCTCTGTTTTGCATCTCTAGGCTAGGCTTGTCTAACATGGATAGTCTTATAGCAGAGAACAAACTCGTACTAACTGATTCCTAAGCAGTGAAAAAACCACTCGTATTTCCTAATATTTCAGGTCACTAGAATCAGGATGGAAATTTTGATGTGCAACAGCACATCCCTTAAATTATGCTCTCCTCTTTTATTTAAGCTTTGAATGACTCTcatctcttttgtcttttttgtcttttgttgaaCAGCTTCAGAAACGCTTCATCCTGAATCTGGCTTCTTTCAATGCCCGGTTCATTGACAAAGATGGCATCCATGAAGTGGACAATATACCCCTTCCAAAAGCCATGTCCTAACCCCTGAGATCTTTCTTCAGCAGTCGTCTTTTTTTGTTCACTTTCATCTTTTTCTATTCATTTGAGGCACACAAGTCATGTAGTGCACTGGGAGATCGAATAAAGATTGACATTTATACAGCCGGTTTTATCTTTTTATTCCACTGATCCTTCCTGAGTTTCAGTAAATCATATTTAAGTAAATCGTGCTGTGGTGAAGGTGAAACTTGATTTATTGTTCATGGGTGCACATTCAGGTTACttatctttctttcctcttctgagATTTTGACTCCCACTCCATAAGTTTTCTTATGTGGGGGCAAACTGTAACTATCAGTGTGCTGTCATCCACTCTCATAACTGAGTGTTAAAGCTCAGCAAACACCGGGCAAGTGTTTCATGCTAAACAAACAGCATCTACTTCATTTTTCCAAAGATGTTACTACTGTttgctttataaaaaaataataattaggtTGTCAAAGACTTCATCTGCTTTTGTTGTAATCTAACATAGAATCTTTTGTTTCAGTCTAATCCAAGTGAAGGGTGAAAGAACAGATTTTCAAGTGGAATGGGTTTTAAAATGCTAGTGTCATTTTTAACTCACCTGGCCATGGTTCTGTTACTGCAAAAGAACATTCTGCTGCTGGCACAGTAGGCTCATAACTACGTTACATCGGTTTgtacttaaaatatttatcagtTGCATGGTTTTTCTTAGTTGATGTGTCTGTACATTTAGAAGAATATGAAAGAGgttcagtgagaaataaaactgcagCAATTCTCAAAGATCTTTGAATTACTCTTAACTAGCTGGAGCTTTCTTTCCATGAGAATAATCACTGATCTGTCTAGGCTCCAGATGATGCTTCCATATCAGAACTCCATTCACGGAGCAGCCTCAGGTAATTATCACGTGGCTGATGGCTGCACTCTGCCCAGAAGTGCCTTCTTCTGAGTAATTTTCATTGAGACTGCTTCCCTACTTGAAGTTGCATTGAAAGAGTTAACCATTTAAAATGCTCTTGCTTGTTTGACGTTTCAATAACCTTGGAGAAAGAACCTTGGAAATAGAAGGACGGATGTGTACAAGATTGTGTGTTACTTGTGTGGCATGGCGTAACACCCGAGTTCTCAGGTGGAAAAGGTAAGTGACAGACCTAACTGTTTTTGTCAAAGCTTTTCTGGTCTTGCCTCAGCAGtgtgtttgaaaatgtttgttAGTCTCTTCCCCAGTAAGTTACTAATCTTAAAGACCAAGTATTCCCATTTTACTGAACATGAAAGAACTGGATTAGAGACTGAGACTCGCTTAATGTCATAAAGAAGGTTGCAGCTCCAGTGCCTTAACTCTTCTTGCCTCTTACGACTGCCCTTACTTAAAGCTAGTTCTTAACTGAAGTCCCGTCAGGGCTTATAGTTTAACTCTTACCAGAAAGAGTTGAATTATCAGCTGGTTTTGGTGTGGTGATTGCTGCAATGGCTTTTATTTAAGGCCAATGGTATATAACTGTCTGAAACAGTTTGTGAAAATTTATTTTGTCATCTTAAACATTCGAAAAGGTTTTTGAAAAGGAAGTCCCCAGCCTGAATATTTTCTCCTGGCAGGTCACACTGAACATGAGCAGAGTCTGACTGTTCCAGTTCCGTGGGTGAAATCTCACCCCTTCATGTTGCATTAATGTATTTGTTAAGCTTAATATGCAGcatttctaatttattttaccACTGCTGTTGAATGTTTTTGCAggtttcttgtttctcttctcaAAGTCATCATTGCAGGGTGGCTGAGCTGATGTGATATTTTTGTCACTGCATATCGAAGCAGCGATGCCTCCTTATTGGAGTTACTCATTATTTCAGACACCCAGACCGGGGTGTGGTGCTATGAGATCGTGTGAGTCTGGCAGAGAGTCTGCCTGGAGTTGGTATTGGCACCTATTTGCATGCAGGTGATTAATAAACATAAAACAATTATTCCCTTGCAAACCCCCCTGTTGGAGTCAGGTTGGAGTGGAACATATGTTTTGCCTGGGGGCAGGGCCCAGGATCTGAATCCCCCACGGAGTGAGAGATACGAGGGGTTGCATCAGAAGCCAGCAGAGCCGCAGCCTCTGGGGTGAATAAACGCAGGCCTGCATTGCAAAGCAGGAGAACAAAAGAACTGGCCCCCAGTGAGCTTGGACCCTAGCCTCTAACAAAGTAGACGCTTTTGATGACTTTCCAAGAATTTGCACTTTTTAAGGAAAGGTGTGATACTTAACGCTGTGTAACTTTGGGTTGTCTTAGAGGTCTACAGTGGTGATCTTTACATTCAGAAACGTTCaactttcatttttaacagtAATATGTTTGAAAAATCAATCAAGTTTCCCATTTGCATTACTTAAGGAGAAGAAAACCTCTTACCTGCTTCAAATTTAGCCCTGAAGCTTTTGGAAATGGTTATTTTGCCTAGAATCCAGGAATACCTTTTGGAAAGAATTCACCTTTCCATTTGAAAAGCATCTGTATGTATCGTGACAGGCCTCTCTTTCATAAGAAATCTCTTTGAGAATTGAGCACTGCAGGAAAGTGCTGCTTGCTGCCAATAAGTTTTTGGTTCTTCATATTATAAAAAATTAATGTTGTAAACCAAGGTAAGGTATTCCTAGGGCATTGTAGCCGCAGTgagctgttctgctttgctttggctGGTAATTCTGACCATATGTTTTACTACCAAAGCCTCAGGGCCTAAAGAGTTAACAAGGCGCTTTTTCTTGGTGTAGGTTTCCTGTTTAAAGACCGTCCCTTCCTGAGCACTGTGCGTGTAACAGATCACTGCGCTGGCTCATCTCTTCCAGAGCTCCGAGCCTGCTCGCAGGTCGCTTTACAAGGgagcacagcctctgtgccttaGGCCACGTTACCTTGGGAGAGCTTTGCTGAAAGCAGTGCGTGAGTGTAGGTGCAGTGCTCGGAGGTCGCTTTCTTGGTGTTCGTTACACctctttgtggaagaaaaatctgcattttgtagAACTTCATGCACGTGAGAAACATTGGCACAGCGGAGGTCATTGGTCATCCGCTCAGACAGCTGGCTGGATTAGTTCTTAGCACAAGTTTGTAATGTCATCAGGATGGTTCTGCGGTCCGAACAGTGACGAGATGGCTGGAAGTTGTCTTGAGTGGTGAGGCTGCTGCCCGCATGGGAAGGCGAGTGACAGCCAGGCACAGACACGCAATTAGGAACTGAAATGGCTGAAGGGTAGAACGCACCTCCCCTCTTGCTGTGTTCAgcctgtacatggcactgctgggggggggggagtgcccCAGGTTGGTTCCCCTGAATGTTTCCCCAAGACCTTCCCAGCCCTATGAACTCGTGAGCCCGTTCAGTGAAGCAAACCGAGAGATGCTGCAGCCGCGCATCGGTGCGATGCCTTGGGCAGGGACTGCTCTTCCTGGGGGACCTTGGGGGCCTGCGGTAGGGGTGCTGCTGAAAACTGGTGGGCCAGCTGGGAGTCTGCATGGCAACGGAATAAGCAAAGATACGGAAATCAAGCATGTCTGGAGCGATCCCGTACAGTATTCTCGACCGTCTCTGAGTCTGGTTGCTGGTCGTGGTGAAGTGATGAAACAGTCGCTGGCAGCAACTGTGTGCAACCAATGGAGCTGTCGCTTCTCGGAGCAGAGGGGAGGGATCAGGCTGAACCCTCCCGAGGAAGTGTTTGTCTTTGCTCTCGTCTCTAGTTTTGACGCCAGGTTCCTACAAGAAGCGTGAGCTGGTGCCAGGGCTGACGTTATGGATGTCATTATGGATTATGTTCACCGTGCTTGGGATTTGGTCGGTTCCATTTTCCCGTCTGAAGCAGAGACAGAATATTCCTTTTGTATAAGACAGCCTGACATCTAAGGAAGGAAAAACCTCTGACTTTGCTGCCTGTGAAGCACTGTATGTATTGTGTCTGTaagggaaaataaatttattctacTCATAAAAAATTTATCCTTCaagccatttttatttctttaaaggttTAACCTTATACAGAGTTTCCATGTGTTGTTATCAGTCTGCCATCAACAGTAATTAAGTGCAGGAAATTTTCATGTGAGCACTGATCAAACTAAACAGACATGAGTTGTTTtaacaggttttaaaaagcaaaatggaaatggTGGAATTAAAACatgcagcttctctttttttccactttcttgacTATGTTGGTTTAAACTTCTGCGTACCCCTGACTTGCTGAGGACTATGCTAAAAATAAGTTAGTTGTCTTGAAAATGTAAAGTGACAGTTTAAGCGTTTTGTTTCTGTGCTAATGTGCAATTAGGTAGTTATCCAATAAGCTCATTCATGTAGTCTTAACTCAAGACAGCTGTGCAAGGAATGGCAAAAACCCTTACTGTTGAGGGATGCTGAGAGGGGGAAGGATGTTCAAGAGGATCCATTTCAGCATTGCTAGTAGGTTCTTCTTCCCTGTGTAATATAGTAAAGCGTTAAAGGTTAGCAAGATTTGTgaaaaattaaattctgctgATCAAATCTATAGAGAGGTGAAACTAAGATGTGGCTAGATCTGAATGCCAGCCAGTGTAGTGAAAGTTTGTATCTAGAAACTAAGGCAACCATGCAAGGTGGGGCCAACCTAATAATCTAATTGTCCAAAATGGTGACTTGGCGAAGTGTGCTTTGGTTTGGGTAGCGTACCTGTTGCTTAGCAGAGGCTTCCTTGGTTTCGTCAAATATTTCTAGCGTTTCGGCACAAACATGAAAGTAGTGCATCTCCTTGAGTTAATTTACAGAAGCCAAAGCAGCCTCCGTCATATTTTGCGTCAGTATTTGTAGGCTGATTGACCATCCTGCTGTGGTACCACCGCGATGGCTGGGGGCTTGAGTGGTGCTTCCTCTCCTCTTGCTGAACGTTGTGCCCAGAATGCAGCAGATGCCACTGCCGCTACCAGAGCTCTTTGGACTGGGTTTGGGGAGAACGCCTGTGCGTCTCCAGCCTCCTGCATTCAGCAGAGGGCAGTGAGCTTGCACGCACACCGCCTTGGCCTCGTCGCCTCTGCGCCGATCATCCCACGCTCGCAGAAACGCAGCGCTGTGGGGAGCGGTTAATGCCTCGCCCAGCAGCGGCAGATCGGGCAGGCAAGGCTGTTGCTTCCCTTGGAAGATGCACGCTTTATTTTTCGTTAGCGTCGGGGCAGCTGTTCCATGCAACAGAGTCATCCATGCGTTCACAAGCGGAGGCCAGGATAGCTACTGACTTGCCAAAACAACCAAAAAGAGTGGCTGGAATCCATCCCCTACTAGTTAGTCCAAGCATTAACGAGCAGCGATGTGGAGTTAAAGTACatggttaatttttttaagataatGCCATTCTCCATTGCAAAAGTGCTCTTGACTTTTACCGTGTGCTTGGAGTGAGGGTGCTGGCAGTGTTTTATCAGCAGCAGtgtgctggggaggagaagcTACAGCACCTTGTGATACCATTTTCAAAGAAATTCCTGTGATCCCACAGCAaaatttgctgaagaaaaaaaaaaatcaggaaaagtcTGAACTGGCTGGTTTGGAATGTGGAATGTTTTAACACATCCAACTGCTCTTACCCAACAAACCTGGAGTGTGTTGAGGCCACGGCTGAAAGGTGTCGTTATGGTCCTGGCTTTAGCAGAGAACGCACTTGTCTGTGTGATTAAAATGTCCGCAGTTGGAGTATCTGGGAATCGGCAACTTGAAAGTACAGAACCAGACTCTGGCGTTTGGGAATTGGGAAGACATTGCCTAAACTCTCAGATcattttgtgggtttcttttttgggCAACAGTTTCTTGAACCTTTGAATCTTCTGTTAGCAAGCAAGGCCAAGATAGAAAAGGATCTCCAGGGTTTacttatttcttattttctctcaTTTAGGGTTATAACTTTCAAacttgtttctcttttcatttgttaTAATCATCCTTAAAATCATGTAGCTCTGAGTGGGCACCTTCAAGAAGAAACCAATTAAAGCTGGGTTCTGATTTTGTTTGTCTTACAGCATGCACTCGAAGCACTGGAGAAACCTGTCCGAATCGTCACTCCTGGGGCTTTGCTCTGGTGCATCTGATCTCGCTGGGCTTGCGCAGGAGGGTTTGCCGTGGTGCTGATTGCCCGCGCTTTGACGCAGCGTCAGGAAGGCTggctgtgcgagcgctgccagaGCTCCGCTCGCCTCCGTCGCAGATGTTTGCGTAAGCTGGGCACAGATTTGAGGTTAACCTCCGCTGGTGTTTGTAGGAGCTGCAAAGCCATACGGTTTTGGTTTCCACGTTGGCTCCAAAATCTGCAGAGAGCTAAACCAAAAGGTTCTTTATGTCCAAAAGCTGTGAAAAAGCTTATTAACACATGgtattaatagaaaaaaatctttgcccCAAACTGAACAGAGCTGTTTCTCCTCACAGCACTCGGCTGCATTGCTCCTTCGCTCAGCAGATTCAAAGGCACTG
The Opisthocomus hoazin isolate bOpiHoa1 chromosome 17, bOpiHoa1.hap1, whole genome shotgun sequence DNA segment above includes these coding regions:
- the PSMB2 gene encoding proteasome subunit beta type-2 codes for the protein MEYLIGIQGPDYVLVAADTVAASSIVQMKHDHDKMFKMSEKILLLCVGEAGDTVQFAEYIQKNVQLYKMRNGYELSPTAAANFTRRNLADYLRSRTPYHVNLLLAGYDDHEGPALYYMDYLAALAKAPFAAHGYGAFLTLSILDRYYKPSITREEAVELLKKCLEELQKRFILNLASFNARFIDKDGIHEVDNIPLPKAMS